Below is a window of Chryseobacterium arthrosphaerae DNA.
GAAATATCTTTTCAATTTATTTATCACATGCAGTCTCCCTCGTAATTCCCGCAATCCGCCCATTGACTTCAATAGGTCTGAAATGTTTTTTCTTGAACTCAGATGGCGTTTCTCCCGTATGCTGCTTGAATAACTTATTGAAATAGGAAAGACTTTCAAAACCAACCTGAAAACAGACTTCTGTCACTGAATAATCTTTTAAAAGAAATATTTTTGCCTGGTTGATCCTGTAATTGTTAACAAAATCGGTAAAGGTCATATTCGTCTGTTTCTTAAAATAACGGCAGAAGGCTGGAGTGCTTAAACCTACTGTTTGGGCTATGTCATTGACATTAGGTTTTTTATCATAGTTTTCATGGATGTAATCGTAGATGGTGCCCATTCTGATCTTGTCATTCAAAAACCATTTGATTCTTGTGTCTTCCTTATTCAGTTCTTTTACCTCCGCAGAATCGGCCAGGATCTTCAAAATTTCTATGAGCCCCATGAAAGATTCAAAACTATTTTTGTCCCGGATGATCTGAAGCTTTTCAACCACTGTTTTTTTGGTTTCTCCATAGAAAGACAAGCCCAGATAAGAGCGTTCCAACAGTTTTTTTATATTTTCAAATTCAGGAACGGGCAGAATAATATCCTGAAGAAAATTTTCCCGCATCTGCAGTACAAGTTGCCTGCATTCCGTCTGAATACCATAATCGAAATTGAGATGAGGAACATTGGCGCCAATTAATAAAAGATCACTGTCTGTAAAACCGGAAATATCTTTACCTACGTGTCGGATTCCGTTGGTGGCCTCTACATAAACCAGTTCTGTTTCAGGATGATAATGCCAGAAAAAACAGTTTTTCAGAGAGGGAGAGAAGAGCTTGAATGACTTTCCTTTTTCAAACGTAATATTTTCTTTCTGAATTTTCATTGTGTTCTGTTTTGATTGTTTCTGAATTTAAAATTAAATAAAAAGGTTAATACGGAGCAAATTTTTATCATTCAGAGAGAAGTGAAATCCAATCTTTCTGTCGAATTTTGCACTTTCATAATTTGAAGATGGGAAAAGCCATTTTTTTAATTTAAAAATAATATAATAAAAGAATCAGCAATAATGAAGATTGATAAACGAATAATACCGCTGGCAATAGGCGGTTTGGGAATAGGAACCACAGAATTTACCGTAATGGGGCTTCTTCCGGATATTGCCAAAACATTACAGATCTCAATTCCGCAGGCCGGGCACCTGATTTCTGCCTATGCAATGGGAGTTGTCATTGGGGCTCCGATTCTGATCGGCTATTCTGTGAAGTTTCCGCCGAAAAAAGTACTGATTGCTTTTATGCTGCTGTTTACTTTATTCAACGGGCTTTCTGCAATTGCTCCCAATTACGGGACAATGTTGATCATCAGGTTTATGTCCGGGCTTCCTCACGGAGCATTTTTCGGAGTAGGAACGGTGGTTGCGGCTAAAATGGCAGGAAAAGGAAAAGAAGCATTTTATATATCGATGATGTTTACAGGGCTTACCGTGGCCAATCTGGTGATGGTTCCTCTGGTAACATATATCGGGCATACTTTCCACTGGAGGCTGTATTTTGCCATTGTAGCTCTGATTGGTGTTTTTGCATTATTATTTTTAAAATTATGGCTACCCGCCATGGAGGCCAATCAGAATACCCATTTCCTGGAAGAACTCAAATTCCTGAAGAAGAAGCAATCCTGGCTGGTGCTGGCGATTACCGCAATCGGATTTGGAGGGCTTTTTACCTGGTTGAGTTACATTACTCCTTTAATGACCGTAATTTCCGGAGTTGCTTCCAGCCAGATGGCCTATGTAATGGTGCTGGCAGGAGCTGGAATGGTTGTAGGAAACCTGGGAGGAGGTGTTATTTCAGATAAATTGGGACCGGAGAAAACCTGTGCGCTTCTGATATTCCTGATGATGATTTCCCTGATGGGGGTATTCTTACTTTCCGAACACCAGAATATTGCTTTTGTACTTACCTTTATGTGTGGGGCTTTATCCATGTCTATTGCGGCACCTATTAATATTATGATGATGAAAGCGGCACCGGGAAGTGAAATGATGGCAGCGGCTTTTATGCAGGCAGGATTTAATATTGCAAATGCTATGGGAGCTTTTTTTGGCGGAATACCCTTAGAATACGGATTACCTTTCAACTATCCGTCATTGGTTGGGGTTGGGATGACCTTTATTGGATTTGCAATCAGCGTAAGATATATGTACCTGTACGGTTCGGCAACTGTTGCAGAAGAGGAAAACGCTGCAGAATGCGTTTCCTGTGATAAATAAAACAATATAATTTGTTACAGAACAGACTTTAAAAATCTGTAGGTAAAAAATATAAAAGCTGCTTCAAAGTCAAAAAACAGACTTGAAGCAGCTTTTTAAATAAGTTCTTCTTCAGATCAGAATTTAAAGACACAGCCGCAAACGCTCATTTTGCCTTCTACAACTGTAGTCCATTGACCGTTCCACGTACCTCCATAAGACGCACAGATGGCCGGGCAAACTTCTTTAGCGTCTTCGTTGCTCCAGATCGGACCTGCTAAAACATCTAAAGTATATTCCGTACTGCCGGTTGGCTCAGTGTTGAGTTCAACTTCTATAACGCTCATTTGTCCTTCTACAATGGTTGTCCATTGTCCGGTAAACTTTCCTAAGTGTGCTGCGGCGATACGTCCGCCTAATTTCTGTGCTTCGTCATTGCTCCATAGTGGTCCTGCAATAATGTTGATTTTGAATGTTGACATGGTGAAAATTTTTATGGTTTAACATTACAAATGTACTCACCATTATGGGAAATGTTTACCGTAGAATATACTAAATTAATTATTAGGTGTTTTTACGTATCGTATTGATATTGATTGGTATATAATGAAAAAGGCTGCCTTTAAAGGCAGCCTTTCGCTGTTGTATAAGGTTGGTTAAGCTTCAACCTCATTACCGTTTTTACACCAGTAAAGTGCATTGTATAAATTTTCCTTTGGGAAGGATTTAAATTCTCCGGGCATCAGAACACTGAAAACATCTGTAAAGTTCTGCACCCCTTCTTTGTCTGTAACGATGGCGGTACGATTCCACTTGGCGAGGTTCTTTAACCCCAGCAGTAGATCTTCAAGCCAGGCTCCCATGGTAAAATTATCCAGATCGGTATCCAAATACAATAAGTAATTCAGCTCACCGAATTGGTCTACTTTCTCTTTTACCCGCGGAATTACCAGTTTCTCAAAATCCTCTTTCGTTACAACTCCGGTTGCATTGAAAGCTGCAACATTCTCCGGAGCTTCTGGAATAATTGTTATCATAATAAATATTTTATGGTGGTTTGATTTTTAAGAGATAACAATAACCACACCGTAATTTGATAATAAATTGTTAAAATAGATTTAAATATTACTATTTTTAAGGTAAAATAGTAATATGGATCTGAAATCAAATGAACCTTTCTGGCTTTTAAAAAATGGATTGATCGCTTCTCACCCCTCCCTGAAATCTGATCAGGAATGCGATGTTCTCATCATAGGCGGTGGTATTACAGGAAGCCTGATTGCCCATCAGATGGTGGAAGACGGGTATAAGACGATGCTGATTGATAAGCGGGAGCTTTGCAACGGAAGCACTTCTGCCACCACCTCAATGCTGCAGTATGAAATAGATGTTCCCCTCTATGAATTGATCGGGAAAATCGGGATGAAAGGGGCGGTTGCCAGCTATAAAGCCTGTAGTGATGCTATTGATATCATCGATAAGCTCTCCAAAAAAATTAGATCCGGTGCAGGATTCAAGCGTAAAAAATCACTGTATTTTGCTTCTAAAAAGAAAGATGTGGAATGGCTTAAAAAAGAGTACGAAGCCAGAAAACGTTTTGGATTTGAAGTGAAATGGCTTTCAGATAAGCAGGTCTCAGAACAGTTCGGCTTCGAAAATACCTATGGCGGAATTCTCTCAAAGCAGGGGGGAAGTATTGATGCCTTCCAGTTTGCTCACGAATTATGCAAGCATAATATAAAGAAAGGGCTGGAAGTTTTTGATAAAACAGAATTGCAAAAGGTGGAATACCATAAAGGATTTAACGTGGCTGTTACAGCTGAAGGTTTCCGGATCAGGGCTAAAAAAATAATATACTGCATTGGTTATGAAAGCAAAAATCTATTGAAAGAAAATTTTGTTAACCTGAAAAGCACCTATGCTGTGGTATCTGAAATAGATAAGGATAAGTTTAAAAATATTACAAGTACTTTGGTCTGGAATACCGATGATCCTTACCTCTATATGCGGACTACCGATGATGGCAGGATCCTGATAGGAGGCGGGGATGAAGATTTCTATGATGCTGAAAAGCGTGATGCCCTGCTGAATAAAAAAGAAAAGGAAATTTTAAAAGGCCTCAGGAAAATCAAACCTGATTATCATTTCTATTCCGATTTTGTGTGGGCAGGTACCTTTGGGGAAACCAAGGATGGTCTTCCTTATATCGGAGAACATAAAAAGTTCAGAAACTCTTATTTTGTTCTGGGATTTGGCGGAAACGGAATTACATTCTCCGTAACGGGAATGGAAATGGCTTCTTTATTTATGAAAAATAAAAAGCACCTGCTGTCCCGGTATTTTAAATTCGGAAGATAATTTTTTAAGTACAAAAGTTTTAGGCAGGCATGACAAACCTTCGCATTATGAACTAAGCTTACAAAATCTGGTCTTTTCTCAGAATATCACCATTCTGCACCAATAAAAATAGTAGAGCTGGCCAAAGCCCGCTCTACTGTTATCACAAACTGTATCCGTTTTTCTTAGCCAGTTCCTGTATTGAACTTTCAATGGCTTTTCCCAGATCGTCAGAATCGTCATTTCCTCTTTTTTTCATTTCACCATCAATGTAGTTCTGACGTTTTTTAGACAGTTCCTCTATTTCTTTCTGAATTTTTTCACGTTCTGCTGATTTTGCCGCGACAGCTTTTTTTATTTCTTCCTTACTTTTTCCTTTCAGTTCGGCTGGAAGCTCACTTTCTTTTACGGAAGCAATAAATCCGGCATCTTTTTCGGCCCTGTCAACAAGATCCCAGTGCTCATTTTTGTAGGCATTCTTTTTTGATTTGGAAACAGTTCTTTCCACAAGGTTGGATACCGATTGTACCTCGGCGTTTTTATCCTGGGTAATCTGTTTCATTTTGTATTCAGAACCATGGTTGCCGTAGTAAATGTAAGTATCATTCAGTTTGGCATTGCATTCGGAAATCCTGATATCGTAAGGTGTTTCTATATAGATCACTTTTTTATCGCTGTCGATATTGAAGTATTTACCGCCTCCGGTTGCTGCACCGTTTTGCCAGTAATCCCGGATACCTTCCTCACGGCTTCCGCAGAAAATAGTATTGGTGTAGATGTTTTTATTCTTTGCCTTTGAGATAACATCTTTATAATTAACTCTTCCCTGATCGAAAGGTTCGTTACCTGCAATATAAATCAGCTTCATACTTTTCTCATTGCCATCCCAGTTCAGATTGTTTGAGGCATCACGAATGACAGCACCGCAATATTCACTACCGCCATTGGTTCTTAATGCAAATAATTTTTCAGAAACCAGATCGAGATCCTGAGTGAGAGGTGTAACCTGGCGGATGTAATTCTCATCACGGATACCGTCGTTTCCATATTCATATAAGGCAATCTCAACTTGTGGCGTCTGGCCGTTATATTTTAAAGTGGTCAGCGTATTGACAATATTCCAGAGCCTTGATTTTGCCTGGTCAATCAGCCCGTCCATACTGTTGGAAGTATCCAGTAATAGGGCTACCTGGATTTTATTATCCTTTGATATTGTATTGAACGGAAGTGCGGAAGCATTTTGTACAGACAGGCTTCTGTTTTCCATATTACTTTTCGAGCAGCCGGTACCGGGAGCTGTTCCGGAGCTTAAGAAAGCTGCTGCGATGGCTAAGATTTTTAAAGTTGTCATATTATTATTTTTTTATAGGTTATTTGCTGGTAATATTCTGTTTCCCACTTATTGGAGTTCACTGCTTTTTGAGAAGTTTTCTCTTTCTGTTTTATTTTTTGTAATGTTTTCATTGATGATGAAGTAAAATTATGTGTATTTAAGGCTGGAATTTGGGAGACTTGGTGGAACGGGCTTTTCACTTGGTGGATAATATGACTGAGAATAGTCTGTTCAGATATTCAATGGCTTGAAGAAACATTCAGACCTTGCTAAGCGTAACGAATTTAATATTAAACACTTGGTTTAAACTAGTCTAAGCTTTTATACCAAAGGTTTCTGTTCGTACCAGTAGCAAAACAAAAAAGCTGCCTTTTGGGGCAGCCTCCTTAAATCTGTTATTTTAAAGGATTTCGTATCTGGTTTTGATACTGTATTTCAGCTTGATATTTTCAATATTGTCAAAAGAATAATCTACCGGAGCATCTGCTGCTTCCATCTGTACATTTGCCATTCTGCTTTTGTAAGCCACAGGAAGTACCGTATCACTGGTATAATCTTCTATTTCTACAATTTCAATAGCATTTCCGGTCTTTTTACCCATGCTTTCCAACAGGTAATCTGCTTTTTCTTTAGCCGCTTTTAAAGCATTGATTTTTACTGCCTTCCTGAAATCTGCAATTTTGGTATTCTTTACCTCAGCAATGTTCAGGCTGCTTACCCATTTCTGATTCAGATCTTCAAAGATCTTAGCAATATTGGCTTTTGTGCCGGCTTTAAACTGATAATTCTTAGTGAATTTTGCCGTTTTGGAGTAGATATTCTGGTACATTGATTTGAATTTGATATCCTCATTCTTCACTCCGGCACTCTTGAGTGTTTCAAACAATTTCTTTTCATTATCTGCCAGATCATTCTTGTTATCTGCTTTTATTCCGATACTGAAGATGATTTCATCCGGTTCAATTTCCATTTCCGCCACTCCTGTTACTTCAATGGCATTTTTCTTTACTTCCTGAGCATTGACAAAGCTCCCTAATGTTAAAATTCCGATTAATAAAAAATGTTTCAATTTCATAATTTCCTGTTTTTAAATTTTAAATTCTGATGTAAAATTACCGGGATCTGGAACTGGAAATCGGGAGACTTGGTGAAACAGAGCTTTCACTTGGTGAGTTGTGGAACTTATCTTTAAAATGAAGACGGTAGCTTTCTCTTTGTAATATTGATTAAAAATTGGAAAATTTTATAACGCTAAGACCGCAAAAGAATAAGGGACAAGATGCTGGATATTTCCGTTCGCAAGGGCATTCTATTCAGCTGAGTAATTTAATAACGCCAATTATTATCGGGCTTCATTGCTGAGTGTTAACGCCTTTGTGAACATATATTATTTATTCATAAAAGAATCTTTGCGAACGTTGCGTTATAATGATTGGGAAACACTTTACTTGAAAAATTGGAAAATTTTATAACGCAAAGACCGCAAAGAATAGGGAAAAAGATGGTGGATATTTCCGTTCGCAAGGGCATTCTATTCAGCTGAGTAATTTAATACCGCCGATTAGTATCGGGCTTCATTGCTGAGTGTTAACGCCTTTGCGAACGTATATTATTTATATCTATAAAAAATCTTTGTGAACGTTGCGTCATAATGATTGGGAAGACATGTCTCTATAAATTCACACTTTACCTGAAAAAATTGGAAAATTTTATAACGCAAAGACCGCAAAGAATAGGGAAAAAGATGGTGGATATTTCCGTTCGCAAGGGCATTCTATTCAGCTAAGTAATTTATTACCGCAGATTAGTATTGGAATTCATTGCTGAGTGTTAACGCCTTTGCGGACGTTTATTATTTACATCTATAAAAGAATCTTTGCGAACGTTGCGTTATAATGATTGGGAAAACATACCTCTATAAATTCACACCTTACCTGAAAAATTAGAAAATTTTATAACGCAAAGACCGCAAGAATAGAAAAAAAGATGCTGGATATTTCCGTTCGCAAGGGCATTCTATTCAGCTAAATAATTTAATACCGCCGATTATTATCGGGCTTCATTGCTGAGTGTTAACGCCTTTGCGAACGTATATTATTTATATCTATAAAAAATCTTTGTGAACGTTGCGTCATAATGATTGGGAAGACATGTCTCTATAAATTCACACTTTACCTGAAAAATTGGAAAATTTTATAACGCAAAGACCGTAAGAATAGGGAAAAAGATGCTGGATATTTCCGTTCGCAAGGGCATTCTATTCAGCTGAGTAATTTAATACCGTATATTAGTATCGGGCTTCATTGCTGAGTGTTAACGCCTTTGCGGACGTTTATTATTTACATCTATAAAAGAATCTTTGCGAACGTTGCGTTATAATGATTGGGAAAACATAACTCTATAAATTCATACCTTATAACTAGTCGCATTCAAAAAGAAAATCATAGATTTTCAAAAAACTTATATGTACTTCTCATCGCCAAGCATTATTAGCTTAAAAAACTAAAGTGTTTAAAATCTTTTGTGGCTAAATAATAATCTTAGTTGGCACTTCAAAATCTAATTTTTTCCAACTTGGTGAAATAAGGCTTTCACTTGGTAAAGAATAGAATACGATCAATAAAGTTTTACTTACTTTGCAGTAAAGATCTGAAATCTGTGAAATTAGTTTTTAAAATAGTACTTATTATAATATTAGCATCAGGGAATTCCCTTGTTGCCCAGGATACTACACGGGTTTCTAAAGTTCTGAATTCTGCTGCAAAACTGAAAAAAGCAGTTGATAAAAATGATAATAAAGGCGTTGCAGATACCTATGTGGGAATGGCCAATGACTATTACAATCAGGGAAATTATGCCAAAAGCGAAGAGTATCTCATCAAAGCAAAAAATATCTATCAGAATCTGAACGATAAAAAAAATCTTGAAATCACCACCAGAAAACTGGCACAATCCCAGGAGAAACAAAATAAAATAACTCCCGCAATCAGTAACTACAGCATGGCTGCACAGATGGGATATAGTGAAAAAAGTAAGGCTGTGAATGCCAACGATGTTGCAAGACTTTCTTCTCCTTCTCCCGAACTGCGGGCCGAAGCTATTCAGAATAATATCAGCCTGAGCAAGAAAGAGAATGAGCAGGCAGATCTGGCGGAAAGCTATAGTCAGCTTGCAGAAGTCAATATACAGCAAAAGGATGTTTCCAGAGCGGAAGAAAACCTTAACAACGCTTATAAAATCTCAAAAAAAGAAGCCCCACAACAGGCATTGGCCATCAATCAGAAGCTGGCCGATCTCTATGTGGAAAATAAAAACTTTGATAAAGCGATTGAAGCCAAGAAAACAGTACTGAAGGAAGATTTTGTGAAAGAGAATTCACAGGAAAAGGTGAATCAGATCCAGGAGCTGGCGGATATCTATATCAAGAAGAATGATCCTGAAGAAGCAGTAAGTCTTTTAAAAAACGCTTATGGGATTGCTTTGAATAAAGGGCATACCATGGAAGCACAGAGAAGTGTGAAAAAACTGGACAGTCTCTATGCGATTTCCGGGAATACGGATGCCTCGGTACAGCTATACAGAGATTTCCTGGGAAAACTTCCGGATCTTGTGTCTAAAGACAGAAGCCTGGTGGACAATAAAATACTTGAAGATACCGAACAACGGATTTCCCAGCTTGAAAAAGAAAAAGAGCTGAAAGATGAGCTGATCCGTAAGAAGAATGTCTTCAATTACAGTTTGATTGCAGCTTTAATCCTTCTGACGGGGCTGATCTTTATTATTTTCAGAACCCTGAAAAAAGTTCAGATCAAAAACAAAAAAATTGCTCTTCAGTCGCTCCGGAGAGAAATGAATCCGCATTTTATCTTTAACAGTTTAAATAGCGTCAACCATTTTATAGCCACAAATAATGAACTGGAAGCCAATCAGTATCTGACAAAGTTCTCCAAGCTGATGCGCGGAGTAATGGAAAACTCAACAGAAGATTTTATTCCTTTCCAGCAGGAACTTGATCTGCTTCAGAATTATCTTGCGCTGGAAAAAACACGTTTTGCCGACAAATTCGATTATGAAATTGAAGTTGATGAAAATCTTAATCTCCAGAGCCAGCAGGTTCCCGGAATGCTTGTACAGCCTTTTCTGGAGAATGCAATCTGGCATGGCCTCCGCTACAGAACTGAAAAAGGGTTTTTAAAACTGAGCTTTGAAAAAGATGACCAATATCTGAAGATTACCATTGAAGACAACGGAATAGGAATCGAAGAAAGCAAAAAACAGAAAACCCGGCACCAAAAAACGAGAGAAGGACGGGGAATGAAAAATACACTTGAAAGAGTTCAGCTATTGAATGACCTCTACAAAAAAGACATTACCTGCTCAGTAAAAGATAAAGACAACAATGGAGGAGTTTTGGTGACCATCAGGATCAATCTTGCTTAATTTGTAGGATTTCAATTTTTATTCTCAATATTATTCCGGAATATTTTTTGCCTGAAGCATTGAGTGTTTCCATGCACAGGTTTCAGATTGTATGAATGGGTAAATATTCCTAATTTGCATCGTGCAGTCTATTATCTGTCACTTAATACCTGACCGAATGAAAATAAAAGCCGTAATTGTAGATGATGAAATCATAGCAAGAGAAGTTCTGAGAAGCTATCTCACCAAATATTGCCCGCAGGTGGAAATTCTTGGTGAAGCTGAAAATATCAGAGAAGCCGTTCCGCTGATTACTGAAAAGCAGCCGCAACTGGTGTTTCTTGATGTTGAAATGCCTTTTGGAAACGCTTTTGATGTGTTGGAGGCCACCAAAGATCAGGCGTACGAAACCATTTTCATTACAGCATTTTCACAGTATTCGCTGCAGGCATTGAACAAATCGGCAAGCTATTATATCTTAAAGCCCATTGATATTCAGGAACTGATTCTGGCCGTTAATAAAGTCGCTGAGAGCCTGGAGAAAAAAGAAGAACTCAACCGGAATAAAATTTTGCTGGAGAATCTGAAGCTGAAACCGGAAAAACAGCAATTGATATTGCCCACTTTACAAGGCTTTGATGTGGTAAAAACAGAAGATATTGTCAGGCTGCAGGCAGACGGAAACTTTACCCAGGTTTACCTTACCGATGGCTCAAAGAAGATGGTATGCAGGTTTTTAAAACATTTTGACGACCTGCTGGAAAGTCCCTTTGTAAGAGTACACCGTTCCCACATCATCAATACAGCTTTTGTAAAATCCTACCACAAAAGCGGAACTGTAATGCTGTCTGACGATACGGAAATTGAGGTTTCCGGAAGCTTTAAGGATAATTTCCTGAAGGTCTTTTCATAGAATTTATTGTTCTTTAACAGCCTGTAGGCATTATTTTTGACGTTTTCATCAGAACCACACCAAAAAAATCTCTTATGAAAACCCTTCATAAAATCATACTTCCCGTATCATTGGGTGCATTAGGACTGATTATTTTTAACTCGTGTTCCGTAAGAATTCCCAAAGGTGCTGCAGCAGTAAAGAACTTTGATGCTAAAAAATACCTCGGCAGATGGTATGAAATTGCCCGTTTTGACTATCGTTTTGAGAAAAATATGGATAATGTCACTGCAGAATATACAGAAAATCCGGATGGCTCCATTCAGGTGAAGAACAAAGGCTATGATTACGTAAAAAAAGTCTGGAATGAATCTATCGGAGAAGCCCAGTTTGTAAAAGACCCTACAGAAGCCCGGCTGAAAGTATCATTTTTCAAACCTATCTGGGCAGGGTATAACGTGATCGATATTGATGAAGACTATCAGTATGCCATGGTTGCAGGAAGCAGTTTGAAATATCTCTGGATCCTGTCCCGTACTACCACCATCCCCGAAAGCATCCGTCAGCGTTTCCTGGCAAAGGCAAAAAAAATCGGTTATGATACCAATGAACTGATCTGGGTAAAACATAATCAATAAATAAAAAAAAGAAGCTGAGAAGAATGGCTGTTAATAAATAACTGACGCATTGATCTTCTTAGCTTCCTTTGTATTTTCATTCTTCCCGAATCAAATACAAATTGTGTGGATCATATTGTTTGTATTGATGGAATTTAATTTAACGCAAAGTTTTAGCCTCCTTAAAATTAAGTATCCGGATAATTATTCTTTGCGTTTGGAAAATAATTTGTTTTCATTCCACAACTTTTGATGGTGATCCTTTATCCCGCAATATATTCCTTCCACTCTTCAAAACGATAATCAATGACCTGTTTCATCAGATCGTAGTTCTCGTAAGTATCTTCAATGTGGTAAAACGTTTCATACTCATAATCATTTTCTTCCGCCTTGGTATCAAAAAGGTTGACGTAGTCGTCTGCAAAAGAGCTGTATCGGTTCCCGAAATCAGTATCATCAGCATAATAGTCTTTCGCAAAACTGTTTCCCAGGTCATTCAGGTCATATTCGGAAAACTTCCCGTCACAGCAGTCCATCACAAATTCCGCTCCGGTTATTTCTCTTCGTTTCAGCCGTTCAATTTCCTCTGCGGAATCTTCTTTCAGTTCATCAGAGATAAGATCATGGTTTACGCACCAGTTCAGGAACATTCCGGTATGGGTTGCTCCGTTCTTCTGAGGAAGTCCTTCCGGGAAATCACCGCCATAATGCCATGAGGCATCATCATATTTAGACATAATTTTTCTTGTAGTTTTAAATAAATTCTGTCAAAAATAGAAAAAATCAATTTATATTGCCGGGCACGGGGAATTTTCCGTCATTTGTATCAGAATTTTTTTCGAAAACAAAACATGGATAAAGCGGTTCTGATTACCATTGGTGATGAAATCCTTTCAGGAAACACGGTAGATACCAACTCTAATTTTATTGCCTCCGAGCTTAAAAATATCGGAATAAAAGTTGTACAGATCTTCACGATCTCTGACGAAATTGAAACAATTAAAAATACTTTGAGTACCGCTTTTGAGCTGGGAGATCTTGTTATCACTACCGGCGGACTGGGACCTACCCGGGATGA
It encodes the following:
- a CDS encoding AraC family transcriptional regulator, whose protein sequence is MKIQKENITFEKGKSFKLFSPSLKNCFFWHYHPETELVYVEATNGIRHVGKDISGFTDSDLLLIGANVPHLNFDYGIQTECRQLVLQMRENFLQDIILPVPEFENIKKLLERSYLGLSFYGETKKTVVEKLQIIRDKNSFESFMGLIEILKILADSAEVKELNKEDTRIKWFLNDKIRMGTIYDYIHENYDKKPNVNDIAQTVGLSTPAFCRYFKKQTNMTFTDFVNNYRINQAKIFLLKDYSVTEVCFQVGFESLSYFNKLFKQHTGETPSEFKKKHFRPIEVNGRIAGITRETACDK
- a CDS encoding MFS transporter, with the translated sequence MKIDKRIIPLAIGGLGIGTTEFTVMGLLPDIAKTLQISIPQAGHLISAYAMGVVIGAPILIGYSVKFPPKKVLIAFMLLFTLFNGLSAIAPNYGTMLIIRFMSGLPHGAFFGVGTVVAAKMAGKGKEAFYISMMFTGLTVANLVMVPLVTYIGHTFHWRLYFAIVALIGVFALLFLKLWLPAMEANQNTHFLEELKFLKKKQSWLVLAITAIGFGGLFTWLSYITPLMTVISGVASSQMAYVMVLAGAGMVVGNLGGGVISDKLGPEKTCALLIFLMMISLMGVFLLSEHQNIAFVLTFMCGALSMSIAAPINIMMMKAAPGSEMMAAAFMQAGFNIANAMGAFFGGIPLEYGLPFNYPSLVGVGMTFIGFAISVRYMYLYGSATVAEEENAAECVSCDK
- a CDS encoding mannan-binding lectin, which codes for MSTFKINIIAGPLWSNDEAQKLGGRIAAAHLGKFTGQWTTIVEGQMSVIEVELNTEPTGSTEYTLDVLAGPIWSNEDAKEVCPAICASYGGTWNGQWTTVVEGKMSVCGCVFKF
- a CDS encoding SpoIIAA family protein: MITIIPEAPENVAAFNATGVVTKEDFEKLVIPRVKEKVDQFGELNYLLYLDTDLDNFTMGAWLEDLLLGLKNLAKWNRTAIVTDKEGVQNFTDVFSVLMPGEFKSFPKENLYNALYWCKNGNEVEA
- a CDS encoding NAD(P)/FAD-dependent oxidoreductase; amino-acid sequence: MDLKSNEPFWLLKNGLIASHPSLKSDQECDVLIIGGGITGSLIAHQMVEDGYKTMLIDKRELCNGSTSATTSMLQYEIDVPLYELIGKIGMKGAVASYKACSDAIDIIDKLSKKIRSGAGFKRKKSLYFASKKKDVEWLKKEYEARKRFGFEVKWLSDKQVSEQFGFENTYGGILSKQGGSIDAFQFAHELCKHNIKKGLEVFDKTELQKVEYHKGFNVAVTAEGFRIRAKKIIYCIGYESKNLLKENFVNLKSTYAVVSEIDKDKFKNITSTLVWNTDDPYLYMRTTDDGRILIGGGDEDFYDAEKRDALLNKKEKEILKGLRKIKPDYHFYSDFVWAGTFGETKDGLPYIGEHKKFRNSYFVLGFGGNGITFSVTGMEMASLFMKNKKHLLSRYFKFGR
- a CDS encoding VWA domain-containing protein → MTTLKILAIAAAFLSSGTAPGTGCSKSNMENRSLSVQNASALPFNTISKDNKIQVALLLDTSNSMDGLIDQAKSRLWNIVNTLTTLKYNGQTPQVEIALYEYGNDGIRDENYIRQVTPLTQDLDLVSEKLFALRTNGGSEYCGAVIRDASNNLNWDGNEKSMKLIYIAGNEPFDQGRVNYKDVISKAKNKNIYTNTIFCGSREEGIRDYWQNGAATGGGKYFNIDSDKKVIYIETPYDIRISECNAKLNDTYIYYGNHGSEYKMKQITQDKNAEVQSVSNLVERTVSKSKKNAYKNEHWDLVDRAEKDAGFIASVKESELPAELKGKSKEEIKKAVAAKSAEREKIQKEIEELSKKRQNYIDGEMKKRGNDDSDDLGKAIESSIQELAKKNGYSL
- a CDS encoding SIMPL domain-containing protein; the encoded protein is MKLKHFLLIGILTLGSFVNAQEVKKNAIEVTGVAEMEIEPDEIIFSIGIKADNKNDLADNEKKLFETLKSAGVKNEDIKFKSMYQNIYSKTAKFTKNYQFKAGTKANIAKIFEDLNQKWVSSLNIAEVKNTKIADFRKAVKINALKAAKEKADYLLESMGKKTGNAIEIVEIEDYTSDTVLPVAYKSRMANVQMEAADAPVDYSFDNIENIKLKYSIKTRYEIL
- a CDS encoding tetratricopeptide repeat-containing sensor histidine kinase, with amino-acid sequence MKLVFKIVLIIILASGNSLVAQDTTRVSKVLNSAAKLKKAVDKNDNKGVADTYVGMANDYYNQGNYAKSEEYLIKAKNIYQNLNDKKNLEITTRKLAQSQEKQNKITPAISNYSMAAQMGYSEKSKAVNANDVARLSSPSPELRAEAIQNNISLSKKENEQADLAESYSQLAEVNIQQKDVSRAEENLNNAYKISKKEAPQQALAINQKLADLYVENKNFDKAIEAKKTVLKEDFVKENSQEKVNQIQELADIYIKKNDPEEAVSLLKNAYGIALNKGHTMEAQRSVKKLDSLYAISGNTDASVQLYRDFLGKLPDLVSKDRSLVDNKILEDTEQRISQLEKEKELKDELIRKKNVFNYSLIAALILLTGLIFIIFRTLKKVQIKNKKIALQSLRREMNPHFIFNSLNSVNHFIATNNELEANQYLTKFSKLMRGVMENSTEDFIPFQQELDLLQNYLALEKTRFADKFDYEIEVDENLNLQSQQVPGMLVQPFLENAIWHGLRYRTEKGFLKLSFEKDDQYLKITIEDNGIGIEESKKQKTRHQKTREGRGMKNTLERVQLLNDLYKKDITCSVKDKDNNGGVLVTIRINLA